In Nicotiana tabacum cultivar K326 chromosome 21, ASM71507v2, whole genome shotgun sequence, one DNA window encodes the following:
- the LOC107831776 gene encoding peroxidase 3-like, translating to MATFSSLSFLVLIFVGILGSSHAQLQLNFYSKSCPNAEEIIQDYVQKHIPNAPSLAAALLRMQFHDCFVRGCDASVLLNSTKSIGNQTEKVAIPNQTLRGFSFIDGVKKIVEAECPGVVSCADIVALVARDSVVVTGGPYWKVPTGRRDGRISNALEALADIPAPTSNFTRLQSSFAKKGLDLKDLVLLSGAHTIGVSHCPSFSSRLYNFTGTFGTQDPSLDSEYAANLKAKKCKSVNDNTTIVEMDPGSFRTFDLSYFKLLLKRRGLFQSDAALTTSSTTKSYIDQLVKGSLKEFYAEFAQAMEKMGRIEVKTGSNGEIRKQCALVN from the exons ATGGCTACATTTAGCTCTTTGAGTTTTCTAGTATTGATTTTTGTAGGAATCCTAGGGTCTAGCCATGCCCAGTTACAACTCAACTTCTATAGCAAGAGCTGCCCAAATGCAGAGGAGATTATTCAAGACTACGTCCAGAAACACATTCCTAACGCTCCGTCTCTTGCAGCTGCCTTACTCAGAATGCAATTTCATGATTGCTTTGTCAGG GGTTGTGATGCTTCTGTGCTCCTGAATTCGACTAAGAGTATAGGAAATCAGACCGAGAAAGTGGCAATCCCAAATCAAACACTGAGGGGATTCTCCTTCATTGATGGTGTGAAGAAAATAGTTGAAGCTGAATGTCCTGGAGTTGTCTCTTGTGCTGATATTGTTGCCTTGGTTGCTAGAGACTCTGTAGTTGTCACT GGAGGTCCATACTGGAAAGTGCCAACTGGTAGAAGAGATGGAAGAATATCAAATGCCTTAGAAGCCTTAGCAGACATTCCAGCTCCAACTAGTAACTTCACCAGACTTCAGTCATCTTTTGCCAAAAAAGGACTTGATCTAAAGGACTTGGTCCTATTGTCTG GTGCTCACACTATTGGAGTTTCTCATTGCCCATCATTTTCCTCACGTCTGTATAATTTCACTGGAACTTTTGGTACTCAAGATCCATCTCTAGACAGTGAATACGCGGCCAATCTTaaggccaaaaaatgcaaatcCGTTAATGACAATACAACAATAGTTGAGATGGATCCTGGTAGTTTCAGAACATTTGATCTTAGCTACTTCAAGCTTTTGCTCAAGAGGAGAGGTTTGTTCCAATCTGATGCAGCCTTAACAACGAGTTCTACGACAAAATCATACATCGACCAACTTGTAAAAGGATCACTCAAAGAATTCTATGCTGAATTTGCTCAAGCCATGGAAAAAATGGGAAGAATTGAAGTGAAGACAGGTTCTAATGGTGAAATTAGAAAGCAATGTGCACTTGTGAATTAA
- the LOC107831777 gene encoding peroxidase 27-like — MATFKFLSFLILQLFCILEVANCQGVEVGFYKKTCPNVEAIVKQTTAHYISRAPTLAAPLLRMHFHDCFVRGCDGSVLLNSTKGNQAEKDAIPNQSLRGFQVIDAAKSALEKECPGIVSCSDILALAARDAVELINGPTWAVPLGRRDGRVSILSDALKNLPTPFDNFTTLKTTFGSLGLNVKDLVVLSGGHTIGMSHCFSFSSRLYNFTGKGDMDPNMDQNYIGRLKIKCKSGDVTTIVEMDPGSFKNFDTDYYTMVSKRRGLFASDAALLTDSETKAYVLSQVNPYGSTFFKDFGESMIKMGKIGVLTGKAGEIRKHCAFRN, encoded by the exons ATGGCAACATTTAAGTTTCTTTCATTTCTCATTCTTCAACTTTTTTGCATATTAGAGGTTGCTAATTGTCAAGGTGTAGAAGTAGGGTTCTATAAGAAAACATGTCCAAATGTAGAGGCAATTGTCAAACAAACAACAGCTCACTACATTTCTCGCGCTCCTACTCTGGCTGCCCCTTTATTGAGAATGCATTTTCATGATTGTTTTGTTAGG GGATGTGATGGTTCGGTACTACTGAATtcaacaaaaggtaatcaagcaGAGAAAGATGCAATTCCAAATCAAAGCCTGAGGGGATTCCAAGTAATTGATGCTGCTAAATCTGCTTTAGAGAAAGAGTGTCCTGGCATTGTATCTTGCTCTGATATTTTAGCCTTAGCAGCCCGTGATGCTGTTGAACTG ATTAATGGACCAACTTGGGCAGTTCCCTTGGGAAGAAGAGATGGGAGAGTTTCAATACTCTCAGATGCCTTAAAGAATTTGCCAACTCCTTTTGATAACTTTACTACTCTTAAAACAACATTTGGCTCCTTGGGCTTAAATGTCAAAGACCTTGTTGTTTTATCAG GAGGACACACTATTGGAATGTCACATTGTTTTTCCTTCTCAAGCCGTTTGTACAATTTCACTGGCAAAGGTGACATGGACCCGAACATGGATCAGAACTACATAGGTCGTTTGAAGATCAAATGTAAGTCAGGAGATGTGACCACCATTGTCGAAATGGACCCCGGAAGTTTCAAGAATTTTGACACAGATTATTACACTATGGTTAGCAAAAGAAGAGGGTTATTCGCATCTGATGCAGCTCTTCTCACTGATAGTGAAACAAAAGCTTATGTTTTGTCTCAAGTAAATCCCTATGGATCCACTTTCTTCAAAGATTTTGGAGAATCAatgataaaaatgggcaaaattgGAGTTCTTACTGGTAAAGCAGGTGAAATCAGAAAGCATTGTGCCTTCCGAAACTAA